The Streptomyces camelliae genome window below encodes:
- a CDS encoding caspase family protein, whose product MSRKHALLVGTAAYADVAFPALPSVRADVHYLSQVLEMPAVGGYEACVRVEDSSKAAIKQAVERFLREREPDELVVLYLSGHGAYDREDGQLYYVTTDTEADRIQQTALDASFVTDQLEKCAARRKVLLLDCCFSGSAGLPQQGGFTVGHCTGRRGRWSARHHRVTALGASIHH is encoded by the coding sequence ATGAGCCGCAAACATGCCTTACTCGTGGGCACCGCCGCCTATGCGGACGTAGCCTTCCCCGCTCTGCCCTCCGTGCGCGCAGACGTTCACTACCTGAGTCAGGTGCTGGAGATGCCGGCGGTCGGAGGGTACGAGGCGTGCGTTCGGGTCGAGGACTCGTCGAAGGCGGCGATCAAGCAGGCCGTCGAACGGTTTCTGAGGGAACGCGAGCCTGACGAACTGGTCGTGCTCTATCTCAGCGGTCACGGGGCGTACGACCGTGAAGACGGCCAGCTGTACTACGTCACCACGGACACCGAGGCCGATCGGATACAGCAGACCGCCCTCGACGCCTCTTTCGTGACCGACCAGTTGGAGAAATGTGCGGCTCGCCGTAAAGTCCTGTTGCTCGACTGCTGTTTCAGCGGCAGCGCAGGGCTTCCGCAGCAAGGGGGCTTCACAGTCGGCCACTGCACCGGTCGTCGAGGCCGGTGGAGTGCACGTCATCACCGCGTCACAGCACTGGGAGCAAGCATTCACCACTGA
- a CDS encoding restriction endonuclease gives MGALAGVSGLWRAAEQWPVWTGTALTAVAVGLGLKPGRMAVQRWASRSALPAGPVRYSLAHLDALAPQEFELAVCSLLRRDGLTAEHVGKAGDKGADVLVVDHSQRRVVVQCKRLRADRKVGDQDVQRVNGTYRHDHGAHFAVIVTTGGFTAAARASGPRYGIYLVDRDALQRWADLGEPLYGILRVPDEGARRRRWAPGSRGTGRIAGVTANQQRP, from the coding sequence GTGGGTGCCCTGGCCGGGGTCAGTGGGCTGTGGCGGGCAGCCGAGCAATGGCCGGTGTGGACAGGCACCGCGCTGACCGCTGTGGCAGTGGGGCTGGGCCTGAAGCCGGGGCGGATGGCCGTACAGAGATGGGCCAGTCGCTCGGCGCTGCCCGCGGGGCCGGTGCGCTATTCGCTGGCTCATCTCGATGCCCTCGCCCCCCAGGAGTTCGAGCTGGCAGTCTGTTCCCTGCTGCGCAGGGACGGACTGACCGCGGAACATGTGGGTAAAGCGGGGGACAAAGGCGCCGACGTACTTGTCGTCGATCATTCGCAACGGCGGGTCGTCGTGCAGTGCAAGCGGCTGCGGGCGGACCGAAAGGTCGGGGACCAGGACGTCCAGCGGGTCAATGGAACGTACCGCCACGACCATGGTGCCCACTTCGCCGTGATCGTCACCACCGGTGGTTTTACGGCAGCTGCGCGAGCCAGCGGTCCCCGCTATGGGATTTACCTGGTGGACCGGGACGCCCTCCAGAGATGGGCGGACCTCGGTGAGCCGCTGTACGGGATCCTGCGAGTTCCGGACGAGGGCGCAAGGCGCAGGCGTTGGGCACCCGGATCACGGGGGACAGGAAGAATCGCTGGGGTGACGGCGAATCAGCAGCGCCCGTAA
- a CDS encoding class I SAM-dependent RNA methyltransferase — translation MQAEPKKSLVGEEYEVEIGPVAHGGHCIARTAEGQVLFVRHALPGERVVARVTEGEEGARFLRADAVRIMEPSKDRVEAPCPFAGPGRCGGCDWQHAKPGAQRRLKGEVIAEQLERLAGLTPEEAGWDGTVMPAEGDKLPAGQVPQWRTRVQYAVDAATGKAGLRRHRSHEVEEIDHCMIAAAGVSELGIERRDWTGMESVEAIAATGSQDRQVILTPRPGARLPLVELDKPVSVLRVDEKSGGVHRVHGRPFVRERADGRTYRVGNGGFWQVHPKAADTLVTAVMQGLLPRKGEMALDLYCGVGLFAGALADRLGEKGAVLGIESGKRAVEDARHNLADFPRVRIEQGKVESVLPRTGITEVDLIVLDPPRAGAGRTTVAHLASLGARRIAYVACDPAALARDLAYFREGGYRVRTLRAFDLFPMTHHVECVAILEPAEKGR, via the coding sequence ATGCAGGCAGAACCGAAGAAGTCGCTGGTCGGGGAGGAGTACGAGGTCGAGATCGGCCCCGTCGCCCACGGCGGCCACTGCATCGCCCGTACGGCCGAGGGCCAGGTGCTGTTCGTCCGGCATGCGCTGCCCGGCGAGCGGGTGGTGGCGAGGGTGACCGAGGGCGAGGAGGGAGCCCGCTTCCTCCGCGCGGACGCCGTGCGGATCATGGAGCCCTCCAAGGACCGCGTCGAGGCCCCCTGCCCCTTCGCCGGCCCCGGCCGCTGCGGCGGCTGCGACTGGCAGCACGCCAAGCCCGGTGCCCAGCGCCGGCTGAAGGGCGAGGTGATCGCCGAGCAGCTGGAGCGGCTCGCGGGCCTCACGCCCGAAGAGGCCGGCTGGGACGGCACGGTGATGCCGGCGGAGGGCGACAAGCTGCCGGCGGGGCAGGTCCCGCAGTGGCGCACGCGCGTGCAGTACGCGGTGGACGCCGCGACCGGCAAGGCGGGCCTGCGCAGGCACCGCTCGCACGAGGTCGAGGAGATCGACCACTGCATGATCGCGGCGGCTGGGGTGTCCGAGCTCGGCATCGAGCGGCGGGACTGGACCGGCATGGAGTCGGTGGAGGCGATCGCGGCGACGGGTTCCCAGGACCGCCAGGTGATCCTGACCCCGCGCCCCGGCGCCCGCCTCCCCCTGGTCGAACTGGACAAGCCGGTCTCGGTCCTCCGGGTGGACGAGAAGTCGGGCGGCGTGCACCGCGTCCACGGCCGCCCCTTCGTCCGCGAGCGCGCGGACGGCCGTACCTACCGCGTCGGAAACGGCGGCTTCTGGCAGGTCCACCCGAAGGCGGCCGACACGCTGGTGACGGCCGTGATGCAGGGCCTGCTGCCCCGCAAGGGCGAGATGGCTCTCGACCTCTACTGCGGAGTGGGCTTGTTCGCGGGCGCGTTGGCCGACCGACTCGGTGAGAAGGGCGCGGTCCTCGGTATCGAGTCCGGCAAACGAGCGGTCGAGGACGCCCGCCACAATCTCGCCGACTTCCCCCGCGTCCGCATCGAACAGGGCAAGGTCGAGTCGGTCCTCCCGCGCACGGGCATCACCGAGGTCGACCTGATCGTCCTCGACCCGCCCCGCGCCGGCGCGGGCCGCACCACGGTCGCCCACCTCGCATCCCTGGGCGCCCGCAGGATCGCCTACGTCGCCTGCGATCCCGCCGCGCTGGCCCGGGACTTGGCGTACTTCCGGGAGGGCGGATACCGGGTGAGGACGCTTCGGGCGTTCGATCTGTTTCCGATGACGCATCATGTGGAGTGTGTGGCGATTTTGGAGCCTGCTGAGAAGGGCCGCTGA